A single region of the Bacteroides luhongzhouii genome encodes:
- the rpsL gene encoding 30S ribosomal protein S12, translated as MPTIQQLVRKGREVLVEKSKSPALDSCPQRRGVCVRVYTTTPKKPNSAMRKVARVRLTNQKEVNSYIPGEGHNLQEHSIVLVRGGRVKDLPGVRYHIVRGTLDTAGVAGRTQRRSKYGAKRPKPGQAAAPAKGKKK; from the coding sequence ATGCCTACAATTCAGCAATTAGTAAGAAAAGGACGCGAAGTGCTGGTGGAGAAAAGTAAATCTCCAGCCTTGGATTCATGTCCTCAAAGACGTGGCGTTTGCGTGAGAGTATACACTACTACTCCGAAGAAGCCGAACTCTGCAATGCGTAAAGTAGCTCGTGTACGTTTGACTAACCAAAAAGAGGTGAACTCATACATTCCGGGAGAAGGACACAACTTGCAGGAACACTCAATCGTTTTGGTACGTGGTGGTCGTGTGAAAGACCTTCCGGGTGTACGTTACCACATCGTACGTGGTACACTTGATACAGCTGGTGTTGCTGGTCGTACTCAAAGACGTTCTAAGTATGGTGCTAAGCGTCCGAAACCGGGACAAGCCGCTGCTCCTGCTAAAGGTAAGAAAAAATAA
- the rpoC gene encoding DNA-directed RNA polymerase subunit beta', with the protein MAFRKENKTKSNFSKISIGLASPEEILENSSGEVLKPETINYRTYKPERDGLFCERIFGPIKDYECHCGKYKRIRYKGIVCDRCGVEVTEKKVRRERMGHIQLVVPVAHIWYFRSLPNKIGYLLGLPTKKLDSIIYYERYVVIQPGVKAEDGVAEYDLLSEEEYLDILDTLPKDNQYLEDNDPNKFVAKMGAEAIYDLLARLDLDALSYELRHRAGNDASQQRKNEALKRLQVVESFRASRGRNKPEWMIVRIVPVIPPELRPLVPLDGGRFATSDLNDLYRRVIIRNNRLKRLIEIKAPEVILRNEKRMLQESVDSLFDNSRKSSAVKTDANRPLKSLSDSLKGKQGRFRQNLLGKRVDYSARSVIVVGPELKMGECGIPKLMAAELYKPFIIRKLIERGIVKTVKSAKKIVDRKEPVIWDILEHVMKGHPVLLNRAPTLHRLGIQAFQPKMIEGKAIQLHPLACTAFNADFDGDQMAVHLPLSNEAILEAQMLMLQSHNILNPANGAPITVPAQDMVLGLYYITKLRAGAKGEGLTFYGPEEALIAYNEGKVDIHAPVKVIVKDVDENGNIVDVMRETSVGRVIVNEIVPPEAGYINTIISKKSLRDIISDVIKVCGVAKAADFLDGIKNLGYQMAFKGGLSFNLGDIIIPKEKETLVQKGYDEVEQVVNNYNMGFITNNERYNQVIDIWTHVNSELSNILMKTISSDDQGFNSVYMMLDSGARGSKEQIRQLSGMRGLMAKPQKAGAEGGQIIENPILSNFKEGLSVLEYFISTHGARKGLADTALKTADAGYLTRRLVDVSHDVIITEEDCGTLRGLVCTDLKNNDEVIATLYERILGRVSVHDIIHPTTGELLVAGGEEITEEVAKKIQESPIESVEIRSVLTCEAKKGVCAKCYGRNLATSRMVQKGEAVGVIAAQSIGEPGTQLTLRTFHAGGTAANIAANASIVAKNSARLEFEELRTVDIVDEMGESAKVVVGRLAEVRFVDVNTGIVLSTHNVPYGSTLYVSDGDLVEKGKLIAKWDPFNAVIITEATGKIEFEGVIENVTYKVESDEATGLREIIIIESKDKTKVPTAHILTEDGDLIRTYNLPVGGHVIIENGQKVKAGEVIVKIPRAVGKAGDITGGLPRVTELFEARNPSNPAVVSEIDGEVTMGKIKRGNREIIVTSKTGEVKKYLVALSKQILVQENDYVRAGTPLSDGATTPADILAIKGPTAVQEYIVNEVQDVYRLQGVKINDKHFEIIVRQMMRKVQIDEPGDTRFLEQQVVDKLEFMEENDRIWGKKVVVDAGDSQNMQAGQIVTARKLRDENSMLKRRDLKPVEVRDAVAATSTQILQGITRAALQTSSFMSAASFQETTKVLNEAAINGKIDKLEGMKENVICGHLIPAGTGQREFEKLIVGSKEEYDRILANKKTVLDYNEVE; encoded by the coding sequence ATGGCTTTTAGAAAAGAAAATAAGACGAAAAGTAATTTCTCGAAGATCTCAATTGGTCTGGCTTCTCCGGAAGAAATCCTTGAGAATTCGAGTGGTGAAGTTTTGAAGCCTGAAACCATTAATTACCGTACGTACAAACCCGAACGCGACGGTTTGTTCTGCGAGCGCATCTTTGGTCCTATCAAGGATTATGAATGTCATTGCGGTAAATATAAGCGTATCCGTTATAAAGGTATCGTCTGCGACCGTTGTGGTGTGGAAGTTACTGAAAAGAAAGTGCGCCGTGAACGTATGGGACATATCCAGCTGGTTGTGCCGGTGGCTCACATCTGGTATTTCCGTTCGCTTCCTAATAAAATCGGTTACTTGCTCGGATTACCGACAAAGAAACTGGATTCGATTATATACTACGAACGTTATGTTGTTATTCAGCCGGGTGTGAAAGCTGAAGATGGCGTAGCCGAATATGATTTGCTTTCTGAAGAAGAATATCTGGATATCCTGGATACACTTCCGAAAGACAATCAATATCTTGAAGATAATGATCCGAACAAATTTGTTGCAAAGATGGGTGCTGAAGCTATCTATGATTTGCTGGCTCGTCTGGATCTGGATGCTTTATCTTACGAATTGCGTCACCGTGCCGGTAACGATGCGTCTCAGCAACGTAAGAACGAAGCTTTGAAACGTCTTCAGGTAGTAGAATCGTTCCGTGCATCACGTGGACGTAACAAACCGGAATGGATGATCGTACGTATTGTTCCGGTTATTCCGCCCGAACTTCGTCCATTGGTTCCGTTGGATGGTGGCCGTTTTGCTACATCTGACTTAAACGACCTTTATCGTCGTGTGATTATCCGTAACAACCGTCTGAAACGACTGATTGAAATCAAGGCTCCCGAAGTGATCTTGCGTAATGAAAAACGTATGCTTCAGGAATCTGTCGATTCTTTGTTTGATAACTCACGTAAGTCAAGTGCTGTGAAGACAGACGCCAACCGTCCGTTGAAGTCATTGTCTGACAGTTTGAAAGGTAAACAAGGACGTTTCCGTCAGAACTTGCTGGGTAAACGTGTTGACTACTCTGCTCGTTCGGTAATCGTCGTTGGTCCGGAATTGAAAATGGGTGAATGCGGTATTCCTAAATTGATGGCTGCCGAATTGTACAAGCCGTTTATTATCCGCAAACTCATCGAACGTGGTATCGTAAAGACTGTTAAGTCTGCAAAGAAAATCGTTGACCGCAAAGAACCGGTGATTTGGGATATTCTGGAACATGTGATGAAGGGACACCCGGTACTGTTGAACCGTGCTCCGACATTGCACCGTTTGGGTATTCAGGCTTTCCAGCCTAAAATGATCGAAGGTAAAGCTATTCAGTTGCACCCGTTGGCATGTACGGCATTCAATGCCGACTTTGACGGTGACCAGATGGCTGTTCACTTGCCTTTGAGTAATGAAGCAATTCTTGAAGCACAAATGTTGATGCTTCAATCACATAATATCTTGAATCCGGCAAACGGCGCTCCTATTACTGTGCCTGCACAGGATATGGTTCTTGGTTTGTACTATATTACCAAGTTGCGTGCCGGTGCAAAAGGTGAAGGTTTGACATTCTACGGACCGGAAGAAGCGTTGATCGCTTACAATGAAGGCAAGGTAGATATTCATGCTCCGGTGAAGGTTATCGTAAAAGACGTTGATGAAAATGGTAACATTGTAGACGTAATGCGCGAAACTTCTGTAGGACGTGTGATTGTGAATGAAATCGTTCCGCCTGAAGCTGGTTATATCAATACAATTATCTCTAAGAAATCTCTTCGTGATATTATTAGTGATGTAATTAAGGTATGTGGTGTGGCTAAGGCTGCCGACTTCCTGGATGGAATCAAGAATTTAGGTTATCAGATGGCGTTCAAGGGTGGTTTGTCATTCAACTTGGGTGATATTATCATTCCGAAGGAGAAAGAAACTTTGGTACAGAAAGGTTACGACGAAGTTGAACAGGTCGTAAACAACTATAACATGGGTTTCATTACCAATAACGAACGTTACAATCAGGTAATCGATATTTGGACACATGTGAACTCCGAGTTGTCTAATATCCTGATGAAGACTATTTCTTCGGATGATCAGGGTTTCAACTCTGTATATATGATGCTTGATTCTGGTGCTCGTGGTTCTAAAGAACAGATTCGTCAGTTGTCAGGTATGCGTGGTTTGATGGCAAAACCGCAGAAAGCAGGTGCTGAAGGTGGTCAGATCATCGAGAACCCGATTTTGTCGAACTTTAAAGAAGGACTTTCGGTGTTGGAGTACTTTATCTCTACCCACGGTGCTCGTAAAGGTTTGGCGGATACCGCTTTGAAGACTGCCGATGCCGGTTATTTGACTCGTCGTCTGGTGGATGTATCACACGATGTGATTATTACAGAAGAAGACTGCGGTACACTTCGCGGATTGGTTTGTACGGACCTTAAGAATAACGATGAGGTTATTGCTACTCTGTACGAACGTATCTTAGGGCGTGTTTCCGTGCATGATATTATTCATCCTACTACAGGTGAATTGCTTGTTGCCGGTGGTGAAGAAATCACAGAAGAAGTTGCCAAGAAGATTCAGGAGTCTCCGATCGAGAGTGTTGAAATCCGTTCGGTATTGACTTGTGAAGCTAAGAAGGGTGTTTGTGCTAAATGTTACGGACGTAACCTGGCGACGAGCCGCATGGTTCAGAAGGGTGAAGCTGTCGGTGTAATCGCTGCTCAGTCTATTGGTGAGCCGGGTACACAGTTGACATTGCGTACATTCCACGCCGGTGGTACTGCTGCGAATATTGCCGCAAATGCAAGTATCGTTGCTAAAAACAGTGCACGTCTTGAATTTGAAGAATTGCGTACGGTAGATATCGTTGACGAGATGGGTGAATCAGCAAAAGTGGTAGTAGGTCGTTTGGCTGAAGTACGTTTTGTGGATGTGAATACCGGTATCGTTCTTTCTACTCATAATGTACCTTATGGTTCAACACTGTATGTAAGCGACGGTGACTTGGTAGAAAAAGGTAAGCTGATTGCTAAGTGGGACCCGTTCAACGCTGTTATTATCACAGAAGCAACTGGTAAGATCGAATTTGAGGGTGTGATTGAAAACGTTACTTATAAGGTTGAATCGGATGAAGCAACAGGTCTTCGTGAAATTATTATTATTGAATCCAAGGATAAAACCAAAGTTCCTACAGCTCATATCTTAACAGAGGACGGTGATTTGATTCGTACTTATAACTTACCGGTAGGTGGTCACGTTATCATCGAGAACGGTCAGAAGGTAAAAGCTGGTGAAGTAATCGTGAAGATTCCGCGTGCCGTAGGTAAGGCGGGTGATATCACGGGTGGTCTTCCTCGTGTTACAGAATTGTTTGAAGCTCGTAACCCGTCAAATCCGGCTGTCGTCTCTGAAATCGATGGTGAGGTGACAATGGGTAAGATCAAACGTGGTAACCGTGAAATCATCGTAACTTCTAAGACAGGTGAGGTTAAGAAATATTTGGTTGCACTGTCTAAGCAGATTCTGGTACAGGAAAATGACTATGTACGTGCTGGTACTCCGTTGTCTGACGGTGCTACTACTCCGGCAGATATCTTGGCAATCAAGGGGCCTACAGCTGTACAGGAATATATCGTGAATGAAGTTCAGGATGTATACCGCTTGCAGGGTGTGAAGATCAATGATAAACACTTTGAGATTATCGTTCGTCAGATGATGCGCAAAGTACAAATTGATGAACCGGGAGATACTCGCTTCCTCGAACAGCAAGTCGTAGACAAACTGGAATTCATGGAAGAAAATGATCGTATCTGGGGTAAGAAAGTCGTAGTGGATGCTGGTGATTCTCAAAATATGCAAGCTGGTCAGATTGTAACTGCCCGCAAGTTACGTGATGAGAACAGTATGTTGAAACGTCGTGACTTGAAACCGGTTGAGGTTCGTGACGCTGTTGCTGCTACCTCTACTCAGATCCTTCAAGGTATCACGCGTGCTGCTTTGCAAACATCAAGCTTTATGTCGGCTGCTTCCTTCCAGGAAACGACGAAAGTATTGAATGAAGCTGCTATCAACGGTAAGATCGATAAGCTTGAAGGTATGAAGGAAAATGTGATCTGTGGACACTTGATTCCTGCCGGTACCGGACAACGCGAGTTCGAAAAGCTCATCGTTGGATCAAAAGAAGAGTATGACCGTATCTTGGCTAACAAGAAAACAGTACTTGACTACAATGAAGTAGAATAA
- a CDS encoding DUF3467 domain-containing protein — protein sequence MEEQNNNGQLQIELREEVAQGTYANLAIITHSSSEFILDFVRVMPGIPKAGVQSRIIVAPEHAKRLLRALEDNIAKYERVFGPIRTSDEPSIPPLTGVKGEA from the coding sequence ATGGAAGAACAAAATAACAACGGACAATTACAGATTGAATTGAGAGAAGAGGTAGCACAGGGAACTTATGCAAATCTTGCTATTATCACCCATTCGAGTTCTGAATTCATCCTTGACTTCGTGCGCGTAATGCCGGGCATACCGAAGGCTGGTGTGCAATCTCGCATTATTGTGGCTCCGGAGCACGCAAAACGCCTGCTGCGGGCATTAGAAGATAATATAGCAAAGTATGAGCGCGTATTCGGTCCGATTCGTACTTCAGATGAACCTTCTATTCCTCCTTTGACAGGTGTAAAAGGCGAAGCGTGA